In Betta splendens chromosome 19, fBetSpl5.4, whole genome shotgun sequence, the following proteins share a genomic window:
- the pmp22b gene encoding peripheral myelin protein 22b, with protein sequence MLLLLLGIIFLHVAALVLLFVSTIVSVWVSGDAGSSDLWRNCTTDSLGPDCNPASTGEWIQAVQAVMILSIIFSCLSLVLFFCQLFTLQKGGRFFLTGTFQILASLFVMSGTIIYTVMSPEWVNGNYSFGYSYILAWVAFPLALVSGLIYVILRKRE encoded by the exons ATGCTGCTTCTACTACTGGGAATCATCTTCCTGCACGTAGCTGCACTGGTTCTCCTGTTTGTGTCAACAATTGTCAGC GTGTGGGTTTCAGGTGATGCCGGCTCCTCAGACCTCTGGAGAAACTGCACTACTGACAGTCTGGGACCCGACTGTAATCCAGCATCAACCGGAG AATGGATTCAAGCGGTCCAGGCCGTCATGATCCTGTCCATCATCTTCAGCTGCCTGTCTCTCGTCCTCTTCTTCTGCCAGCTCTTCACTTTGCAGAAGGGCGGACGCTTCTTCCTCACCGGAACCTTCCAGATCCTCGCCA GTCTGTTCGTGATGAGCGGCACCATCATCTACACGGTGATGAGTCCGGAGTGGGTCAACGGGAACTACTCCTTCGGCTACTCCTACATCCTGGCGTGGGTGGCCTTCCCGCTGGCGCTGGTCAGCGGACTCATCTACGTCATCTTAAGGAAGCGAGAATGA
- the tekt3 gene encoding tektin-3: MELIGSTLTATYARPKTSHFLPAISTMASSYRGTQPALLMNPSANLWRTNSYYKSSSLVPTAASLQRENLDLARAKTMFYPSNRTALTTRYTPEDWHKSNQNNYRESESSRKSAERLRKDTIRLMQDKEQLTRRTQESTSKNIGERLNDIVFWKSELSHEIDSMVTEIAALTEVKRRLDRALAETEGPLQVSQECLYHREKRISIDLVHDHVEKDLIKEVEVIKSCQERMRRHLDRAVAQLAANRAAQHELERDMSDKVNAQRIDDRCHHLRNTSDGISYYRGIDRLDPALSVPDSWSRFTDDNILQSQSQRAASHKLRDEIEILLSTTSNEMWTQFNSVNVAFTNRISETADAKSSLQTHLAKTLQEIFQTEMLIESLKKALRDKENPLKVAQTRLEERTRRPNVELCRDNPHHRLVGEVREIEDTIHKLQERLREAEGALQILVKAKVSLEHDLSIKANSLFLDQERCMSIRKSFPSMPRLVGYA; this comes from the exons ATGGAGCTGATCGGATCCACCCTGACGGCCACGTATGCTCGGCCAAAGACCAGCCACTTCCTCCCCGCCATCTCCACCATGGCCTCCAGCTACCGCGGCACCCAGCCTGCCTTGCTCATGAACCCCAGTGCCAACCTGTGGAGGACCAACAGCTACTACAAGAGCAGCAGCCTGGTCCCGACCGCCGCCTCCTTACAGCGAGAGAACCTGGACCTGGCCCGGGCCAAGACCATGTTCTATCCATCCAACAGGACAGCGCTGACCACCCGCTACACGCCCGAGGACTGGCACAAGTCCAACCAGAACAACTACAGGGAATCCGAATCGTCCCGGAAAAGCGCAGAGCGCCTCAGGAAGGACACGATTAGACTGATGcaggacaaggagcagctgaCCAGACGGACTCAGGAGAGCACCAGCAAGAACATCGGCGAGCGGCTCAACGACATTGTGTTCTGGAAGTCTGAGCTGAGCCACGAGATCGACAGCATGGTGACAGAGATCGCAGCTCTGACCGAGGTCAAGAGGAGGCTGGACCGAGCCCTGGCCGAGACGGAGGGGCCCCTTCAG GTGTCTCAAGAGTGTTTGTACCACAGAGAGAAGCGGATATCCATCGATCTGGTACATGATCACGTGGAGAAAGATCTGATCAAG GAAGTGGAAGTCATCAAGTCGTGTCAGGAAAGGATGAGGAGGCACCTCGACCGAGCTGTTGCTCAGCTTGC CGCCAACCGAGCAGCGCAGCACGAGCTAGAAAGAGACATGAGCGACAAAGTGAACGCTCAGAGGATCGACGACAGGTGTCACCATCTGAGGAACACGTCGGACGGGATCAGCTATTACCGAGGGATCGACCGGCTCGACCCGGC GCTGTCTGTGCCGGACTCATGGTCCAGGTTCACAGACGACAACATCCTGCAGTCCCAGAGCCAACGGGCCGCGTCCCACAAGCTCAGGGACGAGATAGAGATCCTGCTGAGCACCACGTCCAACGAGATGTGGACCCAGTTCAACAGCGTCAACGTGGCCTTCACCAACCGCATCTCAGAGACGGCGGATGCAAAGAGCAGCCTGCAGACCCACCTGGCCAAG ACTCTGCAGGAGATCTTCCAGACCGAGATGCTGATCGAGTCTCTGAAAAAGGCCCTGAGAGACAAGGAGAACCCGCTGAAGGTGGCCCAgaccaggctggaggagaggacgCGCAGGCCCAACGTGGAGCTCTGCAGGGACAACCCCCACCACAG gctcGTGGGTGAGGTGAGGGAGATCGAGGACACCATCCATAAGCTGCAGGAGCGTCTGAGGGAGGCGGAGGGCGCCCTGCAGATCCTGGTGAAGGCCAAAGTCAGCCTGGAGCACGACCTGTCCATCAAGGCCAACTCGCTGTTCCTGGACCAGGAGCGCTGCATGAGCATACGCAAGAGCTTTCCCAGCATGCCGCGCCTGGTGGGCTACGCCTAG